The sequence below is a genomic window from Paenibacillus sp. DCT19.
TTGGCATTTCCGGTTTGTAAAAAGCAAACAGTTCTCCGGCTGACAGAGGTACTGCCGCATATTGACCCGTTACTTCACCTGCACGGGTTACCGTCAGGATGCCATCGGCATAAGAACGGTCTCCGTCCGGTGTGCTCACGGGTTCATTTACAAAATAAAAGCTACGTCCTGCTTGCAGTATCCGTACCTCGGCGCCTTTACTTTCCGCTGATTCAAATAACCCTTCGCGTTTGTAATTCTTACCCTTATACACCGCCGCATCTTCTGAAGCAGATGTCTCGTAGAAGGGCTGTTCAATAGCTAACAAATGATTGTCGATCATATTTTTGGCGATAAATGGGCCGGCGAGCTCTGCCGCAACACCGATCGTAAGCATAATTAATGCGGCTATAAATGTACCTTTGGCTTTTAAGGCGTACTGTAGTAGCCGTTTGCCTGTATTCGATTTCAAAACGTTGACCTCCTACGTGGACAGATTGGACTCCACCTGTTGCCGTTCATATTGTTCACGATACCAACCGTTCATGGCAAGTAGTTCCTGATGGGTTCCTTCTTCCGTAATTTTCCCGTGCTCAAGTACAATGATTCGGTCAGCATGTTCAATAGCGGACAGGCGATGAGTCGAGATCAGCGTTGTTTTACCCGAGCGTTTGTTACGTATATTTTCGATGATTTTAGCTTCGGTTCTTGCATCAACTGCGGAAAGGGCATCGTCCAGAATGAGAATATCCGGATCTGAGATGAACGCGCGCGCGAGGGATACCCGTTGCTTTTGTCCACCAGACAAGGCAATTCCTTTTTCACCAACGAGTGTGTCCAGTCCGTCAGACAATGTTCCGAGATCTCCGTCAAAAGCAGCTGTACGGATCGCTTCCATAATTACGTCATCACTCGCACCAGGTTTACCAAACTGAATGTTCTGACGAACCGACTTGGAGAATAACACTTGCTCCTGCGGCACATATCCAATCCAGCTATGCAAGTCGTTTTTGGCAATTTCCTGAATCGGGTGACCCGAAATGTTTAGCTTACCTGATCCAGCAGGGTATTCGTGTAGCAATTGCTTCAGCAGCGTGGACTTACCACTACCTGTGCGACCGACAATACCCAGCGTCTGACCGCGGCGCAGTGAAAAGTTAATATGACTAAGATTGTCTACAGTAGAACTAGGATAGCGGAATGTAACATCCTGCATTACGATCTCATCGGGATTGGAAATGTGAGCGGGTTGTTCAACATCCTTAACAGCAGGTTCTACCGATAACGTCTCATTTACCCGATCAAGAGAAGCGCTACCGCGCTGCATCAGATTAATTAACTCACCAATGGCGAACATCGGCCAGATCATCATTCCCAGGTACATATTGAATGATACGAGATCCCCTAGAGTGATTTCATTGTGGAACACAAGATAAATACCGTAAGCAAGCGCAATGACATAACTTAGTCCAACGCAAAGTCGGATCGTAGGTTCAAATAACGCATCCATCCGAGCAACGGCTAGATTTTTGCGGTACACGTCTTCGGTAACATCGGCAAATCGTTTCTCATCCAGACGTTCTTGAACATACGCACGCACGACCCGAATTCCCGCAATCGATTCAAGAACTTGGTCGTTCATATCACCGAAGGCATCTTGAGCGAGTGTATAGCGCTGATGTACAGCTTTGCCATAGATCATCATAGCGATGGCGATAAAAGGCAAAGGCAAGATGGCTGCCAGAGTCAGCTTCCAGCTAACTAGAAAACCCATGGCTAACAACACAGTTGCCAGGAAAGCAGTGGAATCCGTTAACGTAAGCATGCCGAAGCCTGCCGTGGTTGCTATGGAACGCAGATCGTTGGTAGCACGAGCCATGAGGTCGCCAGTTCTGTTCTTTTCAAAAAAAGGCGGTGTCATCCGTAACAGATGATCCATGAAACGTGAACGCAATAGGCGTTCTACCAAGTTAGCTCCGCCAAATAATTTGTGCATCCATATGTACGTGATCAGATAGATAATAACGACGGTTCCTAAAATAAGTAAAATGTAGCTGGTAAGTGAAGCTCCTGTAATCGACCCACGTACAATCTCGTCAATCGCATTACCGAGAAGACGAGGGGGCA
It includes:
- a CDS encoding ABC transporter ATP-binding protein yields the protein MFSVLKNLAWFFRLERKRYLIGVILLILVGVAELLPPRLLGNAIDEIVRGSITGASLTSYILLILGTVVIIYLITYIWMHKLFGGANLVERLLRSRFMDHLLRMTPPFFEKNRTGDLMARATNDLRSIATTAGFGMLTLTDSTAFLATVLLAMGFLVSWKLTLAAILPLPFIAIAMMIYGKAVHQRYTLAQDAFGDMNDQVLESIAGIRVVRAYVQERLDEKRFADVTEDVYRKNLAVARMDALFEPTIRLCVGLSYVIALAYGIYLVFHNEITLGDLVSFNMYLGMMIWPMFAIGELINLMQRGSASLDRVNETLSVEPAVKDVEQPAHISNPDEIVMQDVTFRYPSSTVDNLSHINFSLRRGQTLGIVGRTGSGKSTLLKQLLHEYPAGSGKLNISGHPIQEIAKNDLHSWIGYVPQEQVLFSKSVRQNIQFGKPGASDDVIMEAIRTAAFDGDLGTLSDGLDTLVGEKGIALSGGQKQRVSLARAFISDPDILILDDALSAVDARTEAKIIENIRNKRSGKTTLISTHRLSAIEHADRIIVLEHGKITEEGTHQELLAMNGWYREQYERQQVESNLST